One Glutamicibacter mishrai genomic window carries:
- a CDS encoding FadR/GntR family transcriptional regulator — protein sequence MKPNLASSLVDHLRERISSGDIAAGEKLPSENTLIASHGVSRTVVREAITRLQTEGLIYTRRGAGSFALTPPPESSPESQTLIPRTLAERRQLIEYRLGFETEAAAGAALMASEEDLSAMDAALQGFEASLGNASVSMNCDFQFHLAVARATGNPYFSQAVQSFGPAMIAMPRRRLDSSDSLPSGRLDSVAAEHRTIHQAIAAGNPQLASAAMRIHLSNSMARLQAEA from the coding sequence ATGAAACCCAATTTAGCTTCTTCGCTGGTTGACCACCTGCGTGAACGTATCAGTTCCGGAGATATTGCGGCGGGCGAAAAATTGCCGAGCGAGAATACCTTGATCGCTTCGCACGGGGTCTCGCGCACCGTAGTCCGAGAGGCCATCACCCGGCTGCAGACCGAGGGATTGATCTACACCCGCCGCGGTGCCGGCAGCTTTGCGCTGACCCCTCCCCCGGAATCTTCCCCGGAATCCCAGACGTTGATTCCCCGCACCTTGGCTGAGCGCCGCCAGCTGATCGAATACCGACTGGGATTTGAGACGGAAGCAGCAGCCGGCGCCGCCTTGATGGCTTCCGAAGAGGACCTTTCAGCCATGGATGCAGCTCTGCAAGGTTTCGAGGCTTCGCTGGGCAACGCTTCGGTAAGCATGAACTGCGACTTCCAGTTCCATTTGGCTGTGGCTCGCGCCACCGGAAATCCGTACTTCAGCCAGGCGGTCCAAAGCTTCGGCCCCGCAATGATTGCCATGCCGCGCCGGCGCTTGGATTCCTCGGACTCCTTGCCTTCTGGCAGGCTGGATTCGGTCGCCGCGGAGCATCGGACGATCCATCAGGCGATTGCAGCGGGCAATCCTCAGCTGGCGTCCGCCGCGATGAGAATCCATCTATCCAATTCCATGGCCCGTTTGCAGGCCGAGGCGTAG
- a CDS encoding L-talarate/galactarate dehydratase, with product MTYTPDAIRHVKLSTARLPLATPISDAKVFTGRQKPMTEVVFLFAEITTEQGFEGMGFSYSKRAGGPAQYAHAKEVAETMIGEDPNDIAKLYTKLLWAGASVGRSGVATQALAALDIALYDLKSKRAGLPLAKFLGSHRDSVRTYNTSGGFLNASIEEVKERASQSIEEGIGGIKIKVGLPDSAEDLRRVAAVREHIGNDVPLMVDANQQWDRATALRMGRKLEQFDLVWIEEPLDAYDAEGHAALAAALDTPIATGEMLASVAEHERLIAARACDIIQPDAPRVGGITQFLRLATLADQAGLDLAPHFAMEIHLHLAATYPREPWVEHFDWLDPLFNERLETKDGRMIVPDRPGLGFTFSDQARAWTTDTVEFGRP from the coding sequence ATGACCTACACTCCAGACGCCATCCGCCACGTCAAGCTCTCCACCGCTCGACTGCCGCTGGCCACTCCCATCTCCGACGCCAAGGTATTCACCGGCCGCCAAAAGCCAATGACCGAGGTCGTCTTCCTCTTCGCGGAAATCACCACGGAACAGGGTTTTGAAGGCATGGGGTTCTCCTACTCCAAGCGAGCAGGCGGGCCAGCACAGTACGCGCACGCCAAGGAAGTCGCAGAGACGATGATCGGCGAGGACCCCAACGACATCGCCAAGCTGTATACCAAGCTCTTGTGGGCGGGCGCCTCCGTGGGCCGCTCAGGCGTGGCAACCCAGGCACTGGCCGCCCTGGACATCGCGCTCTACGACCTGAAGTCCAAGCGAGCAGGCCTGCCACTGGCCAAGTTCCTGGGTTCGCACCGCGACTCGGTGCGCACCTACAACACCTCCGGCGGCTTCCTCAACGCCTCCATCGAAGAGGTCAAGGAACGCGCCAGCCAGTCCATCGAAGAAGGAATCGGCGGCATCAAAATCAAGGTCGGCCTGCCGGACTCGGCAGAAGATCTTCGCCGCGTCGCCGCCGTCCGGGAACACATCGGCAACGACGTACCGCTGATGGTGGACGCCAACCAGCAGTGGGATCGCGCCACTGCCCTGCGAATGGGCCGCAAGCTGGAGCAGTTCGACCTGGTCTGGATCGAAGAGCCGCTGGATGCCTATGACGCCGAGGGCCACGCGGCACTCGCCGCAGCCTTGGATACCCCTATCGCCACCGGTGAAATGCTCGCTTCCGTTGCCGAGCATGAGCGGTTGATTGCCGCTCGCGCCTGCGACATCATCCAGCCCGATGCACCACGCGTTGGCGGCATCACCCAGTTCCTGCGTCTGGCCACTTTGGCGGATCAGGCTGGCTTGGATCTGGCGCCGCACTTCGCCATGGAAATCCACCTGCACCTGGCGGCGACCTACCCACGCGAGCCATGGGTGGAGCACTTCGACTGGCTGGATCCGCTATTCAACGAACGCCTTGAAACCAAGGACGGCCGTATGATCGTGCCAGACCGTCCGGGTCTGGGCTTCACCTTCAGCGACCAGGCTCGCGCTTGGACCACCGACACCGTGGAATTCGGCCGACCATAA